The Pseudomonadota bacterium genome window below encodes:
- a CDS encoding DUF2061 domain-containing protein: MLKPENPVYRESHLRSIFKALSWRLVATCTTFAIVYLITGKTAFAISIAGVEVVTKMIIYYLHERAWQLLPRGSVRKLLKK, from the coding sequence CCAGAAAATCCTGTATATCGAGAATCACATTTGCGAAGCATCTTTAAAGCATTATCATGGCGTTTAGTGGCAACATGTACAACGTTTGCCATTGTTTACCTGATTACGGGCAAAACTGCTTTTGCCATTTCAATTGCGGGCGTGGAGGTTGTTACCAAAATGATCATATACTACCTTCATGAGCGGGCATGGCAGCTGCTTCCCAGGGGGTCAGTGAGAAAATTGCTGAAGAAATAA